In a single window of the Renibacterium salmoninarum ATCC 33209 genome:
- a CDS encoding DedA family protein produces MDLIELFRGLNEMIAHSASQWWIVPLVTLFCLIDGFFIFLPSETAIVALAAVSLSTGEPNVWLLMAGGAIGAIIGDNIAYQLGRRIGTAGFKWMRRPKVAKAFDWARMELDKRGAVLILTARYIPVGRVAVNFTAGATQYPWRKFAAVDAVACVTWAAYSVGIGTFAGSWIKNNHLLGVGIAIVFAIIIGFLVDHLMKMFHKWLEKRSQKQAASVESDLVAEPSEANTKVSKTTVPSVEPGSNIP; encoded by the coding sequence GTGGACTTAATAGAATTGTTCCGCGGTCTCAATGAGATGATCGCGCACTCTGCAAGCCAGTGGTGGATTGTTCCGCTAGTGACGCTGTTCTGTCTGATCGATGGTTTCTTTATCTTTCTGCCTAGCGAGACGGCGATTGTGGCGTTGGCTGCAGTTTCGTTGAGCACGGGGGAGCCGAACGTTTGGCTCTTGATGGCCGGTGGTGCGATCGGTGCGATCATCGGTGACAACATTGCGTATCAGCTGGGCCGAAGAATTGGCACTGCTGGCTTCAAATGGATGCGGCGGCCTAAGGTTGCCAAAGCGTTTGACTGGGCCAGAATGGAGCTGGATAAACGCGGTGCCGTATTGATTCTGACCGCGCGTTACATTCCCGTTGGTCGAGTTGCGGTGAACTTTACCGCTGGAGCCACCCAGTACCCCTGGCGAAAGTTTGCCGCCGTCGACGCTGTTGCTTGTGTGACATGGGCTGCCTACAGCGTAGGTATTGGCACCTTTGCCGGCAGCTGGATCAAGAACAATCACTTGTTGGGTGTTGGAATTGCGATCGTCTTTGCCATCATCATCGGATTCCTCGTCGATCATCTGATGAAGATGTTTCACAAATGGCTTGAAAAGCGTTCGCAAAAACAAGCAGCTAGTGTGGAAAGCGATCTCGTTGCCGAGCCGAGCGAAGCCAACACCAAGGTAAGCAAAACGACGGTCCCCAGCGTCGAACCTGGTTCTAACATTCCATAA